The Myroides phaeus DNA segment TGTGCGTAAATTATCTGGCTAAAGAAACAAATCTACAGCTTTCATTATCTCCTGATTTGATAGAAGCAACAAGTGATACTGGTGCTTATGTTCAAATTATGGGAACTCTTAAACGTGCTGCCGTGAAAATTTCTAAAATTTGTAATGATTTACGTTTGTTAAGTTCTGGTCCACGTACAGGATTCAACGAAATTAACCTTCCTGCTCGTCAGCCAGGTTCTTCAATTATGCCTGGAAAAGTAAATCCTGTTATACCTGAAGTCGTAAATCAAACGTGCTTTTATGTTATCGGACAAGACCTAACGGTTACAATGGCCGCTGAAGCTGGACAATTAGAGTTGAATGTAATGGAGCCTGTAATTGGTTTTGCAATGTTTACTTCTTTAGATTATTTAAAAAATGCAATAGAAACTTTAGTTGATAAGTGTGTACTTGGAATTACAGCTAATGAAGAGCATTGTGCAAATCTTGTAATGAATAGTATTGGTATTGTTACTCAATTAAATCCGATTTTGGGATATGAAGCTTCTGCAAGTGTTGCAGGGGAGGCTTTAATTTCAGGAAAAAACATTCATGAAATTGTAGTTTTGGAACGTAAATTGATTTCTCAAGAGAAATGGGATGAAATTTATTCTCTTGAAAATTTAATCCATCCGAAACTAATTAATTCTTAATTTATTAAAACAATTATATTATGAAAAAAGTATTAACCTTAGTAGTTGGAATACTACTAACTTTTCAAGTTCAAGCACAGTCTAAAAACGTTGAAAAAAACACGCAACCAAGAGTAATTATTTTAGCAACTGGTGGTACAATTGCTGGTGCAGGTGAATCTTCTACTAAAGCAGCTTATACAGCAGGACAAATCGGGGTTGAAAACCTTGTGAATGCTGTTCCTCAAATGAAAAACTTCGCTCAAGTTAAAGGAGAGCAGATTGCTCAAATAGGTAGTCAAGATATGAATATCGAAACTTGGTTAAAATTGAGTAATCGTATTAATGAAATTTTTGAAAAGAATGAAGCTGATGGTGTAGTTATTACTCATGGAACTGATACTCAAGAGGAAACTGCTTATTTTTTAGAGTTAACTGTTAAGTCTGATAATCCTGTCGTTTTAGTTGGAGCAATGAGACCAGCTACTGCAATGAGCCAAGATGGTAATAGAAATTTATTGGACGCTGTAATGGTTGCTTCATCGCCAAATAGTAAAGGTGTAGGGGTTGTTACTGCAATGAATGAAGCGGTATTTGCTGCAAGAGATGTGACGAAAACAGTTACTACAAATATGGCTACTTTTCAGTCAAGAAATTTTGGACCAATCGGTTTGATTTATGATGGTAAAGTTAGTTACTATTATAAAACACTAAGATCTCCAGAACAAAAATTTGATATTAAAGGGTTGAAAACTTTACCTGAAGTTGAAGTTGTTTATGGATATGCAGATGCTAATCCAAGAGCTGTGAAAGCTGCAACTAAAGATGGTGTAGCTGGTATTGTATATGCAGGTATGGGGAATGGAAACTTTAATGCTCCTGTAGGAGATGCTTTAGAAGCTGCATCAAAACAAGGAATTATTGTATGTAGAGCTGCAAGAGCTGGTGCTGGACGTGTAACTTTATTTAATGAGGTTGATGATCAAGCGTTAGGTTTTATTGTGTCTGATGATTTAAGTCCACAGAAAGCAAGAATTTTATTGATGTTAGCTTTGACTCAAACAAAAGATCGTCAAGCTATCCAAAATATGTTTTTTAAATATTAAAATATGACTCATTAAGAGAATAGGTTATAAAGGAGCGGAATACTTAATAGTATTTATAAACGCTCCTTTTTTATACCTATCCTAATGTAGTAGTGCTAATTAAAATAGGATAGTTATGTTATTATTACAGTTTATAATCCTAATTGCAATGATCCTTATAGGGTCGCAAATGAAAGGAATTGGATTAGGTGTGATGGGAATGGTCGGATTAATGATCTTTGTTTTCGTTTTTGGAATGAGACCCGGAGATCCTCCAATTGATGTTATGCTTGTTATTATGGCTATTGTTTCTACTGCTGCAACTCTACAAGCTTGTGGAGGGTTAGATTAC contains these protein-coding regions:
- a CDS encoding type II asparaginase produces the protein MKKVLTLVVGILLTFQVQAQSKNVEKNTQPRVIILATGGTIAGAGESSTKAAYTAGQIGVENLVNAVPQMKNFAQVKGEQIAQIGSQDMNIETWLKLSNRINEIFEKNEADGVVITHGTDTQEETAYFLELTVKSDNPVVLVGAMRPATAMSQDGNRNLLDAVMVASSPNSKGVGVVTAMNEAVFAARDVTKTVTTNMATFQSRNFGPIGLIYDGKVSYYYKTLRSPEQKFDIKGLKTLPEVEVVYGYADANPRAVKAATKDGVAGIVYAGMGNGNFNAPVGDALEAASKQGIIVCRAARAGAGRVTLFNEVDDQALGFIVSDDLSPQKARILLMLALTQTKDRQAIQNMFFKY